GTGGAACGTATGGCCGGTCGTTTCAAGCCCCGCTTTCAGCTCAAGAATTTCCGGGTTACCGTGGAGAAGGATAAGGACAGACACTGCCGGTCCCATGCTGTTGTGCACATTGACACTCCCTTTGGTGAGGAGATGAGCGCTGCATCCGGAGACGGACCTGTTTCAGCTCTGGACAATGCCCTGCGTAAAGCCCTGGAGTGTTTTTATCCCAGAGATATGGCCCATATGCAACTGGTGGACTACAAGGTTCGGGTGCTGGACGGTTCCGGTGGCACAGCTTCTAAGGTACGGGTACTTATAGATTCCCGTGATCCGGATACCATATGGAGCACCATTGGTGTTTCCGAAGATATCATAGAAGCCAGCTGGCAGGCCCTGGCGGACAGCTTTCATTATAAGCTGGGCTCTTCCGAGATTTAAGCCGTTAGTATGGCACATAACTTCTGAGTAACATAACAGGTTACTTTATAGGCAAAGTGCCGCAACCCCGGCGTGAGCTGGTATTCAGCCTGTTGCTGGTAAGGGATCTGTCTGGCGGACAGGGCCCTAAGCGGGGGTGCCAAGTCACGGGAATTACGGTTCCGGAGTTTCATGAAAAAACGTGCTGAGTAGTCAGGGTGTTACTTTTTTATAAACCGGGAAAGGAGCAATCACTTTGAGTCCATGGAGCGTATACGCCGCAGGCAAGGCAAAGGCCCCTGTCCTGCGGCCCATGCTTGGCAATATCGGGATGCGTCTGTCGTACTTGTGAGAATTTTTTTGAGATAAAAAAATGACGGGCAGAGGAATCTGTCTGTTTCGTATGGTCCTGAAAGGAACTCCCGATGAATAACCGTGTAATTATTTTTGATACTACCCTGCGGGATGGCGAACAGTCACCCGGTGCCAGTATGAATACGCAGGAAAAAATCCGTATAGCAAGGCGCCTGGAGGAGCTGGGGGTTGATGTCATTGAGGCCGGTTTTCCTGCGGCCAGTGATGGGGATTTTGATGCGGTACGTCGTATTGCTGCCTCTGTTGAAAGGGTGCAGGTAGCCGCACTGTGCCGGGCATCAAAGGGTGATATAGACCGGGCATGGGAAGCCATCAAAGAAGCAAAACATCCAAGAATTCATACCTTCCTTGCTACATCTGAGCTCCATATGAAATATAAGCTGCAGATGGATCGGGAAACGGTTCTCCGGAAAGCTGTTGAAGCAGTTCGGTATGCAAAAACCCTGACGGACAATGTGGAGTTCTCTGCGGAGGACGGCTCCCGTTCGGACAGAGATTTTCTCTGCAGGGTCTTCGCAGCCGTGATTGAGGCGGGTGCCACAACGGTGAACCTGCCCGATACGGTGGGTTATGCTGTTCCGGAAGAATATGCTGCGCTGGTCCGTTATGTGATGACCCGGACACCGGGAATGGACAAAGCGGTACTTTCGGTTCACTGCCATAATGATCTGGGGCTTGCAACGGCCAATACTCTGGCTGCTCTGGCTGCTGGTGCAAGGCAGGCGGAGGTGACCATTAACGGTATCGGTGAGAGGGCAGGCAACACGGCCCTTGAGGAAGTGGTCATGGCTATCAACACCCGCAAAAATGTATTTGGTCTGGAGACGGGTATTGATACCACCAAAATTTATCCCGTGAGCCGTACGGTACGGGAGATCACGGGTATGATTGTTCAGCCCAACAAGGCCATAGTGGGAGCCAATGCCTTTGCCCATGAGTCCGGTATTCATCAGGACGGTGTGCTGAAAAACCCCATGACCTATGAGATCATGCAGCCGGAAACGGTCGGTCTTGCCAAGAATAATCTGGTGCTTGGCAAGCATTCGGGCAGGGCAGCCATAAGGGCCCGCCTTGAAGCCATGGGGTATACGCTGGAGCCTGATCAGATCAATGTTATCTTTACCCAGTTCAAAGATCTTGCGGATAAGAAAAAGAGTATACAGGATGAGGATCTGGAAGCGCTGGTTACGGAGAACGTGCTGCGGGCCAATGATCTCTTTGAAGTGGGGGATGTGCAGATCTCCTGCGGCAATACCTTTCATCCCATGGCGGGCGTTACCATCCGCAGGGAAGGTGTGCTTCTGGGGCCTGTTTTCACCAGTGGTAACGGTCCCATTGATGCTGTCCTTAATGCCATTATGCAGCTGACGGGTATGTGCCCGGAGCTTCTGCGCTTCACCGTTTCTGCCATTACGGGAGGAACGGATGCCCAGGGGGAAGTGACCGTACGTATTAAGGAAGGTGACCGTGTGGCCATGGGAAGAGGGGCGGATCTGGATATTGTCACAGCCAGTGCCAGGGCCTTTGTTAATGGTCTCAACCGTCTGGTTGCCATGAAGAATAATCCGGACCGGTCCATGGAGAGTATCTGAGAATGTAACCGTGCTTCGGGTGTCTGAGCCCTGTTTTTTGTGTGGAATCCGGGCCGGATTTGTCGGTGCTGGGATTCGGTGAGGGACTGATCAATCTAAGAAACCGGTATCCTTGTAATCAGGATATCGGTTTTCGGATTCAGGCGGCATGGGATGATGAAGAAAAATGAAGTAGGGGCTTTTTTGCGATCTCCATCCGGTGCGGTGGTTGCCGGAGCCCTTTTTCTTGTTGCGGCAGGTTTTTTTCTGGCGGTCATGGGAGCCATGGTGAAGTCTGCCACAGAAGATATGCCCACGGCCATGGTTGTGTTTTTACGGAATGCGGCCACCTGTCTTTTCATTCTGCCTCAGCTGTTCTGGGGTCCCGGGGCACGCATCGGTCTGCGTACCGGCTCTTTCGGCCTCCACCTTCTGCGTTCTCTCAGCGGTCTTGTGGCCATGTATGCCTATTTTTATGCCCTGAGCGTGCTTCCTCTGGGTGAAGCCGTGCTGCTTTCTTATACCAGTCCGCTGCTGACTCCGGTGGTGGCCCGTATCTGGCTGAAAGAGCCTTTGGAAGGGCATCATGTTGTGGGCGGTATGCTGGGGTTTGTTGGTATTGTGATGATCCTGCGACCGGGTTTTCATGAGGTGCATCCGGCTGCTGTGGTGGCACTGATTTCAGCTGCATTTGCCTCCATTGCCATGGCAACGGTTCGAAAGATGGGCGCAACAGAGCCCCCCTTCCGGACGGTTGCATGGTTTACCCTTCTTGCCACGCTGTTTTCAGCACCGGCGGCTCTGCCTGTATGGCAGGCAATGAATGTGGGTCTGATAGTTTTTATTGTCTGTCTGGGCGGGGTGGGCTTTGCGGCACAGATATGCCTCACCAGCGGCTATGGCATGGCTCCATCAGCACGGATTGGTCCCTTCACCTACTCTACGGTTTTTTTTGCCAGCATACTCGGGACATTCGTGTGGGGTGAAATACTGCATCCCATGACTCTGGCAGGGGGGCTGCTGATTGTTGCCGGTGGCATTATGGCTGGCAGAAGTGTTTGATTCGTAATGTTTTTTATTTGGATGCTGCTCTGCCCGATACTTCCGCCAGTCCATACTCATCCCTGCTTGTCAAGGGCCTCTATTCGATCTGCCAGGGGCGGGTGGCTGTAATGAAAAAAAACATACAGCGGGTGGGGTGTGATATTGGCAAGGTTATCCTTTGCCATGCGTCGAAGGGCGTTTTGCAGCCCTTCGGGTGATCCGGTTATTTTTTTGGCAAAGGCATCGGCTTTGTATTCGGCCTTTCTTGAAAGGGCATTGGATAAAGGAGCCAGAATAAGTGCAGCGGGTGTCCAGATGAGGGTAAGGAGGAACAGCCCTGTGTGGGCGCTGGGCTGCTGGAATCCAAAGGCTTCGTACAGCAGGGGCCATGAGATCAGCTGACCTGCGATAGAAAAAATGAGAAGAGAGATAATCGAAAAATAGAGAAGCTGCCGGGTAAGATGGCGACCTTTCCAGTGACCGATTTCATGGGCAAGAATGGCAAGGATTTCATTTTCAGGGTGCTTGGTGAGTAAGGAGTCATACAGTACTATACGGCGGCTTTTTCCGAGGCCGGTCATGTATGCATTGGTATGGGCTGTTCTTTTGGACGCATCCATTACAAGAATGTCTTTCAGGTGGAGCCCGGTACGCGAGCATAGGCAACGGATTCCTTCCCGCAGAGAACCTTCGGGCAGGGGGGTAAAGGTGTTGAAAAGCGGGGCGAGCCACGTTGGGTACACCAGAATCATGAGAAGCTGGAATCCCATGAAGAGGCAGTAGGCTGCCAGCCACCACAGATTGCCGGCAAACAGAAAAGCGGCAAGGATGCCTCCTAGAAGAATACCTCCGAGGATAAGGGAAAGGAGGAGGTTTTTGGCTTGATCAGACAGCCATACCTTTAGGGTTTTGGTGCTGAAGCCATGTTTTTTTTCCACTATGAAGTTATGGGCCCAGTCAAATGGCAGGCTGATAAGAAAAGAGGTAAGGCCGATACCACCGAAAAAAAACAGACCTGCCATAATGGGATGCAGGGAAAGCAGAAGGGTATCAAAGCCCTGAATAAGGCCTGAGAACAGGGCTGCGATGAGCAGGGTGTCTGCGCTGATCCGGTGAAAGGTGCTGAATCGATTCCGGTCCACACCATACCGGCGCATTTGTCTTATACTTTTTTTGTCAAGGGATCCTCTGAAGGCTTTGGGGATCCCATCGTTTTTTCTGGCCTGATGACTGTCATTGCACCAGACAAGGAAGTGCTCAAAGGCAGCTGCAATGAGGTAGGGCAGTAGAAAAAGGAAAAAAAGCGAACTGGTATTCATGGGTGCTCCGTGGATGCAGATTGATTATAAGAAGGCCTGTAGAGATCTGGGAAAAATGCTTTCGGATCTTGTATAATAAATCAGGCTTCCGTATTTCCGGAAGGGTCAGATGACAGGTCCCTCTGGAACAACTTCATAAAAAAGTTTTTTTAGTGGAAAGCCCGCCTGAAAGCAATGTAAAAAGACGCTGGTTCTCCTCCGTGCAGCTGCCATGGAACGGAGAATGATACGGATGTTGCTGGGCTGCCGGTCTGTTTTTGATTGTGAATTCTTTATGGGTAAAAAAGTACTCTTAGGAAGATTTTTTTATGCCGGTTTTTGCTTCATCTTGTACGCATAAAAAAATCATGATAGTATAACAGAATTGATAGAATACCCGGGTCGATATCTGCTCCGGGCATGCTTGTGGGAAAAAACTTTTGGAATGAAATGCTTGTGGTTTTTTTATTATGAAACAATATATGGTCGATTCACTGCGGCTTGAAGATTACCGGAAACTGGAAGCCATACTGAAAGCCCGCTACGGAGTACCCCTTGTGGGCGGTGTTTACTGGGTACCTCTCCCTGAAACTATCTGTTCTCCCCTCCAGTTGGAACATGAGGAGTGCCGTCCCCATGTGGTTGCACTGGATCTGGAAGAAAACCGTCTTTGCTGTGAGTTCCTGATCCGTACCCGTAAAGCCATGCACTGTGGTTGTATGGGATATGCGGACACAAACCAGCGAGGATGGATTATGGATACTGTGGATGCTCTGCTGGAAGAGGCCTGCGTTATTGTCTGATTTCCTCCTGTTGTTATTCCTGCCCTGTCTTCAGGCATTTTCTTTTTTGTATAGATTCCGTTAATCGCTGACTTTCCTTTATCCCGGCAGGCCTGTCCGTTTTGCTGGAGCCGGGTATATCTTGTACGCTAATCATTTCTGGAGATATGTTGCTATGCTGAAAATAGTGCCTCTTGGCGGACTCGGAGAAATTGGTCTGAACATGATGGTCTTTGAATATGAAGACGATGTGTTTGTGGTGGATGCGGGCCTTATGTTTCCGGAAGACTACATGCTGGGTGTTGACATTGTCATCCCTGATATGGAGTATCTCAAGGGGCTTTCCCATAAGATTAAAGCAGTTATCATTACCCACTCCCATGAGGATCATATAGGAGCCCTGCCCTATCTGCTCAGAGAAATCAGTGTTCCCGTCTATGGGACGCCTTTCACCATCGGCATGATCGAACACAAGCTTTCGGATTTTGATTATCCCATTGATGCGGACTTGAAAAGAGTCCATCCGGGAGACGTGCTGGATATCGGAGTTTTTTCCCTTCGTTTTATCCGGGTCAGCCATAGTACGGTGGATGGGGTGGGGCTGGCGATCAGCACGCCTGTCGGCCTTGTTGTACATACGGGGGACTTCAGGATCAACCATAACTCCATCGATGGTATGATCACTGATGTGAATGCCTTTGCCCGTTGCGGTGAAGAAGGGGTTCTGGCTCTTTTGTCCGATTCCACCAATGTGGAAAAAAGCGGTTACACCATTTCCGATGAAACCGTGGGCCGGACTCTGGAACAGCTGATTCATGATGCACCGGGCAGGGTGATTGTGGCGCTTTTTGCTTCCAATGTAGCCAGAATTCAGCAGATCGTAGATATTGCAAGGAAAAGGGAAGCCCGTGTAGTAATCAACGGGCGCAGCATGGAGCTCAGTGTTCGGGTAGCCCGGGAACTTGGCTACCTGTCCATCCCCGAGGGTATGGAAATGGATCTCGGGGAAATGGGCCAGAACAGTGATGGTAAGGTGATTATGATTACCACGGGTAGCCAGGGTGAACCCATGAGTGCACTGTCGCGTATGGCGGAGGGTTCACATAAGCAGATCCGAATCCGTAAAGGAGATACGGTTATTCTCTCCTCCAAATCCATACCCGGTAATGAAAAAGCCATAACAGCTATCATCAACAGCCTTTACCGTCGCGGTGCGAATGTCATTTACAATAAGATGGCGGAAGTTCATGTTTCTGGTCATGCTTTTCAGGAAGAGCTGAAGCTCATGATGAGTCTGACTAAGCCGAAGTATTTCATTCCCATTCACGGAGAATACCGCCATCTTGTGCACCATGCGAGGTTGGCCGTGGAAACAGGAATCCCATCGGAAAGGGTTCTGCTTGCGGAAAACGGACAGACCATCCTCTTTGACGGGCGGGGTGGGCGTATGGGCAATGTGGTACACACGGGAAGGGTGCTGATCGACGGTAAGGGGATCGGCGATGTGGGCCGCAGCGTGCTCAGGGAGAGACGGATTCTTTCAGAAGACGGTATCGCCGTTATCACCATGGTGATTGATCAGGAAACCGGAGTTGTGTTATATGGGCCGGAACTGGTTTCAAGGGGGTTTGTTTTCTGGACAGAGACAGGTCATGTCCTTGACGATGCGCAGTGTGTTATCCTGGAAATTGTTGAAGATGTGGGCCCTGAGGTGGCCAATAGGGTAGAGATCATCAAGGCAAGGCTACAGAAGGCCCTGCGCCAGTATTTCTATTTTACGATCCGGAGAAGGCCCATTATTCTTGCCCATATTTTTGAGGTCTAGGGAGACGCCCATGCGGCGGGAGTTTACGGCACTTTTTCTTGTTTTTATGGCGGTTTTACTTCTGGGAAGTCTTGCAAGCTTTCATCCTGAAGATCCCTCCATTATCCGATCCGTTGGAGACACTCCGGTATACAACCATTTCGGCATTGTCGGTGCATGGATTTCGGGTTTTCTCCTTGGCTGTTTTGGCGCAGGTTCTTTCTGGTTACCCGTTCTTATCGGAGAAACCACATGGAGGGTGCTGCGAAAAAAAGAGCATCCTTTTTCACCGGGGGTCAGGGCGGCGGGCGGTTTTCTTCTGATACTTGCTACCGGAGCCATTCTGTCCGGGTCTTTCGTTCCGCAGGGCCGTTTTGCGGTTAACAGTCTTGTGGGCGGGTTGCTGCGGGATCTGCTGGAGCATTACGTGAAGGAGCAGGGAGCCCTTCTGGTTCTTGCTTTTCTTTTTGTTGCTGGATTCATGGTGGCCACAGGGCTTTCTCTGGGGCGCGTGCTGGCAGGCCTTGCCAGGTTGTGGGTTTGGGGTGTGCGGCTGTTTTTTGCCGGTATACGGGCTCTTTGGCTGTGTGTTCTCCGTTTTTGCAGCCTGCTGAAAGGTCTGGTTTTATGGTTAGGACAACGATTTTCCCTCCGAAAAAATGCTCCGGTGAGCAGTGCCGGATCTCTGCCTGTTTCTGTAGTGCCGCCACCGATGCCTCCGAAGGAGGTCGGGGGGCGTAAAGAAACACCTGTTATTACCTCCCGCATGCCTGTAAAGCTGAAAAGCCGTCCATGCCCGGTGCAGGAAGAACTCCCGGTTACCCGTTCCGAGGGTG
The sequence above is drawn from the Desulfobotulus pelophilus genome and encodes:
- a CDS encoding ribonuclease J — protein: MLKIVPLGGLGEIGLNMMVFEYEDDVFVVDAGLMFPEDYMLGVDIVIPDMEYLKGLSHKIKAVIITHSHEDHIGALPYLLREISVPVYGTPFTIGMIEHKLSDFDYPIDADLKRVHPGDVLDIGVFSLRFIRVSHSTVDGVGLAISTPVGLVVHTGDFRINHNSIDGMITDVNAFARCGEEGVLALLSDSTNVEKSGYTISDETVGRTLEQLIHDAPGRVIVALFASNVARIQQIVDIARKREARVVINGRSMELSVRVARELGYLSIPEGMEMDLGEMGQNSDGKVIMITTGSQGEPMSALSRMAEGSHKQIRIRKGDTVILSSKSIPGNEKAITAIINSLYRRGANVIYNKMAEVHVSGHAFQEELKLMMSLTKPKYFIPIHGEYRHLVHHARLAVETGIPSERVLLAENGQTILFDGRGGRMGNVVHTGRVLIDGKGIGDVGRSVLRERRILSEDGIAVITMVIDQETGVVLYGPELVSRGFVFWTETGHVLDDAQCVILEIVEDVGPEVANRVEIIKARLQKALRQYFYFTIRRRPIILAHIFEV
- a CDS encoding DMT family transporter, whose protein sequence is MMKKNEVGAFLRSPSGAVVAGALFLVAAGFFLAVMGAMVKSATEDMPTAMVVFLRNAATCLFILPQLFWGPGARIGLRTGSFGLHLLRSLSGLVAMYAYFYALSVLPLGEAVLLSYTSPLLTPVVARIWLKEPLEGHHVVGGMLGFVGIVMILRPGFHEVHPAAVVALISAAFASIAMATVRKMGATEPPFRTVAWFTLLATLFSAPAALPVWQAMNVGLIVFIVCLGGVGFAAQICLTSGYGMAPSARIGPFTYSTVFFASILGTFVWGEILHPMTLAGGLLIVAGGIMAGRSV
- a CDS encoding M48 family metallopeptidase; the encoded protein is MNTSSLFFLFLLPYLIAAAFEHFLVWCNDSHQARKNDGIPKAFRGSLDKKSIRQMRRYGVDRNRFSTFHRISADTLLIAALFSGLIQGFDTLLLSLHPIMAGLFFFGGIGLTSFLISLPFDWAHNFIVEKKHGFSTKTLKVWLSDQAKNLLLSLILGGILLGGILAAFLFAGNLWWLAAYCLFMGFQLLMILVYPTWLAPLFNTFTPLPEGSLREGIRCLCSRTGLHLKDILVMDASKRTAHTNAYMTGLGKSRRIVLYDSLLTKHPENEILAILAHEIGHWKGRHLTRQLLYFSIISLLIFSIAGQLISWPLLYEAFGFQQPSAHTGLFLLTLIWTPAALILAPLSNALSRKAEYKADAFAKKITGSPEGLQNALRRMAKDNLANITPHPLYVFFHYSHPPLADRIEALDKQG
- a CDS encoding 2-isopropylmalate synthase, with protein sequence MNNRVIIFDTTLRDGEQSPGASMNTQEKIRIARRLEELGVDVIEAGFPAASDGDFDAVRRIAASVERVQVAALCRASKGDIDRAWEAIKEAKHPRIHTFLATSELHMKYKLQMDRETVLRKAVEAVRYAKTLTDNVEFSAEDGSRSDRDFLCRVFAAVIEAGATTVNLPDTVGYAVPEEYAALVRYVMTRTPGMDKAVLSVHCHNDLGLATANTLAALAAGARQAEVTINGIGERAGNTALEEVVMAINTRKNVFGLETGIDTTKIYPVSRTVREITGMIVQPNKAIVGANAFAHESGIHQDGVLKNPMTYEIMQPETVGLAKNNLVLGKHSGRAAIRARLEAMGYTLEPDQINVIFTQFKDLADKKKSIQDEDLEALVTENVLRANDLFEVGDVQISCGNTFHPMAGVTIRREGVLLGPVFTSGNGPIDAVLNAIMQLTGMCPELLRFTVSAITGGTDAQGEVTVRIKEGDRVAMGRGADLDIVTASARAFVNGLNRLVAMKNNPDRSMESI